ATATACGAACAACTAACAGAGCTTATAAAAAAATACTCTCCAGAACATATGGCAGTTGAAGAGCTGTTTTATTTTAAAAATAATAAAACTGTTATATCTGTTGGACAAGCTAGAGGGGTAATTTTATTATGTGGGCAACAAAATAAAGTTAAAATACAAGGTTATACCCCTCTTCAAGTAAAAATAGGGATTACAGGTTATGGAAAAGCTGAAAAGAAACAGGTTCAGTTAATGGTACAAAAATTTTTAGGAATGAAAGAGATACCAAAACCAGATGATGCTGCTGACGCTCTAGCTATAGCATTT
This genomic interval from uncultured Fusobacterium sp. contains the following:
- the ruvC gene encoding crossover junction endodeoxyribonuclease RuvC; the encoded protein is MRVLGIDPGTAIVGYGVIDFEKGKYNVVDYGCIYTDKDLPMEQRLCEIYEQLTELIKKYSPEHMAVEELFYFKNNKTVISVGQARGVILLCGQQNKVKIQGYTPLQVKIGITGYGKAEKKQVQLMVQKFLGMKEIPKPDDAADALAIAFTHINSLNSNFGESLNLKLSTKNLPKEKLTAKEYRELLLGK